One Prunus dulcis chromosome 7, ALMONDv2, whole genome shotgun sequence DNA segment encodes these proteins:
- the LOC117633814 gene encoding WD repeat-containing protein LWD1-like, translating into MQSPAEKRAGVYTYISQWPIYSLAWSVRHDKPSRLAIGSFIEDYSNKVELVQFNRDTSDFATDNRLIFDHPYAPTNLMFFPSKDPSNPDLMATSGDYLRLWEIHDDRIELKSLLNGNSSSEFNSAITSFDWAECDTKRVATSSVDTTCTIWDIEREAVDTQLVAHDKEVYDISWGGFNVFASASGDGTVRVFDLRDKERSTIVYENPSQDGSLLRLEWNKQDPRFIATVGMDSNKVVILDIRFPTAPLMELKKHGSSVNAISWSPGMGHQICSVSDDSRAMIWEVVKPGVQSDGGGNVEPEMWYGATAQINQVRWSAVEVDWIAIAFLNKLQVLKV; encoded by the exons ATGCAAAGCCCAGCAGAGAAAAGAGCAGGAGTGTACACCTACATAAGCCAGTGGCCAATCTACTCCTTAGCTTGGTCAGTCCGTCATGACAAGCCCTCACGCCTTGCCATAGGCAGCTTCATTGAAGACTACAGCAATAAGGTTGAGCTAGTCCAATTCAACCGGGACACCTCCGATTTTGCTACTGATAACCGCCTAATTTTCGACCACCCTTACGCACCCACCAACCTCATGTTCTTCCCCTCCAAGGACCCTTCAAACCCCGACCTGATGGCCACGTCCGGCGACTACTTGAGGCTATGGGAGATCCATGATGACAGAATTGAGCTCAAGTCCCTGCTCAATGGGAACAGTAGCAGTGAATTTAATTCGGCTATAACATCTTTTGATTGGGCTGAGTGTGACACTAAGCGTGTGGCCACGTCTAGTGTGGACACTACATGCACAATTTGGGACATTGAGAGGGAAGCTGTGGACACTCAGTTGGTGGCTCATGATAAAGAAGTGTATGACATTTCTTGGGGTGGCTTCAATGTATTTGCCTCAGCTTCTGGGGATGGCACTGTCAGGGTCTTTGATTTGAGGGACAAAGAGAG ATCAACCATAGTGTATGAAAACCCATCTCAAGATGGGTCCTTGCTGAGGCTGGAATGGAACAAGCAAGACCCGAGATTCATTGCCACAGTGGGCATGGACAGCAACAAAGTCGTGATATTGGACATCAGATTTCCTACAGCTCCTCTCATGGAGCTTAAAAAGCACGGATCCAGTGTGAACGCCATTTCCTGGTCCCCAGGTATGGGCCACCAGATATGTTCTGTGAGTGATGATTCAAGGGCTATGATTTGGGAGGTGGTCAAACCTGGGGTTCAATCGGACGGTGGTGGAAATGTGGAGCCAGAGATGTGGTATGGAGCGACGGCTCAGATTAACCAAGTGCGTTGGTCTGCTGTGGAGGTGGATTGGATTGCTATTGCCTTCTTGAATAAGTTGCAGGTCTTGAAGGTTTAG
- the LOC117633818 gene encoding vacuolar protein sorting-associated protein 55 homolog, protein MFSASILLQILACALYNNWWPMLSALMYVLVPMPCLFFGGGSTQFLLSRESDGWVNAAKFLTGASTVGSIAIPIILRHAHMIETSAMWIEFFSFLIFVCTVLCFHRASLEDEW, encoded by the exons ATGTTTTCAGCAAGCATCTTGCTACAGATCCTG GCTTGTGCATTATACAACAATTGGTGGCCAATGTTATCTG CTCTCATGTACGTGCTCGTACCCATGCCTTGCTTATTCTTTGGTGGTGGTTCTACTCAGTTTTTGCTTAGCAGAGAAAGTGATGG GTGGGTAAATGCTGCTAAATTCTTGACTGGAGCATCAACTGTGGGGAGCATAGCCATTCCTATTATCCTTAGGCATGCTCATATGATTGAGACATCTGCTATGTGGATTGAATTCTTTTCATTCCTCATATTTGTCTGCACTGTCTTGTGCTTCCACCGTGCCAGCCTCGAAGATGAGTGGTGA
- the LOC117634995 gene encoding NAC domain-containing protein 90-like: MEDLPPGFRFYPTEEELVSFYLQKKLEGRREDLNRVMDRVIPVLYIYEYNPSDLPQFSGEACHGDPEQWFFFIPRQESEARGGRPRRLTTTGYWKATGSPSFVYSSNSNRAIGLKRTMVFYNGRAPHGRKTEWKMNEYKAIEAHHADQNQPLIASSSSNTPSAPTLRQEFSLCRVYKKSKCLRAFDRRPLGAEIMSNPSLNLNQTAAAHEGAGHQGQGSASHSRNPLMGSDQRTNSSSPESSSSGDHHGPQPPSQPAGEIGTLPMFIDNEALWDLEQLMINNNWL; this comes from the exons atGGAGGATTTGCCACCTGGGTTTAGATTCTACCCAACAGAGGAGGAACTGGTTTCGTTTTATTTGCAGAAGAAACTGGAAGGGAGGAGGGAGGACTTGAACCGAGTCATGGACCGAGTCATACCTGTTCTTTACATATACGAGTATAATCCATCGGACCTCCCAC AGTTTTCGGGAGAGGCCTGCCATGGAGATCCGGAGCAGTGGTTCTTCTTCATCCCAAGACAAGAGAGTGAAGCTCGAGGAGGGAGACCGAGGCGACTCACAACAACTGGGTATTGGAAAGCAACTGGGTCACCGAGTTTTGTTTACTCTTCCAATTCCAATCGAGCCATCGGCCTCAAAAGAACCATGGTTTTCTACAATGGTAGAGCTCCTCATGGAAGGAAAACCGAGTGGAAGATGAATGAATATAAAGCCATTGAAGCTCATCATGCAGATCAAAATCAACCATTGATTGCCTCTTCATCATCGAACACCCCTTCTGCTCCTACG TTGAGGCAAGAATTCAGTTTGTGCCGAGTGtacaagaaatcaaaatgcctGAGGGCATTCGACAGACGACCTCTAGGGGCGGAGATCATGAGCAACCctagtttgaatttgaatcaaACGGCTGCTGCTCATGAAGGTGCAGGTCATCAGGGTCAGGGTTCAGCATCACATAGCAGGAACCCCCTCATGGGTAGTGATCAGAGAACAAACTCAAGCTCACCAGAGAGTTCTTCCTCAGGAGATCATCATGGCCCTCAACCACCCTCTCAACCTGCAGGTGAAATTGGAACCTTGCCAATGTTCATTGATAATGAAGCACTTTGGGATTTGGAACAATTGATGATCAATAACAATTGGCtttaa